One region of uncultured Methanolobus sp. genomic DNA includes:
- the cofC gene encoding 2-phospho-L-lactate guanylyltransferase: MKALIPYKKKNAKSRLSPALTLEEREEFVELMLREVVSSLKEAGIREIDVLTTPDNGVPGDLNVNVVPSEYDLNEAINAYLEQESRPIFIIMADLPLVRAKHIEDIVSRTEDVVIVPGKGGGTNVICIKDPSNYHVKYYGPSFLNHCNIAKDRNCTVHIYDSFMLSTDIDEPHDLVEIMLHGHGNSQKYVTERFDMKTGKARARINVSGDA; this comes from the coding sequence ATGAAGGCATTGATACCTTATAAAAAGAAAAACGCCAAATCAAGACTTTCACCTGCCCTTACTCTGGAAGAACGCGAAGAGTTTGTGGAACTAATGTTAAGGGAGGTTGTTTCAAGTCTGAAAGAAGCAGGCATCAGGGAAATAGATGTACTGACAACACCTGATAATGGCGTTCCCGGAGATTTGAATGTCAATGTTGTTCCCAGTGAATATGACCTGAATGAAGCAATAAATGCTTATCTTGAACAGGAAAGCAGACCAATATTCATTATAATGGCAGATCTCCCCCTTGTGAGAGCTAAACATATAGAAGACATTGTTTCAAGGACAGAAGATGTGGTGATCGTCCCAGGCAAAGGAGGAGGAACAAATGTTATTTGCATAAAAGATCCTTCCAACTATCATGTCAAATATTATGGTCCCAGCTTCCTTAACCATTGCAATATCGCAAAAGACAGGAACTGTACTGTCCACATATATGATTCATTCATGTTGAGCACTGATATTGACGAGCCGCATGATCTGGTAGAGATCATGCTTCACGGACATGGGAACTCACAAAAATACGTGACTGAAAGGTTTGATATGAAAACAGGCAAAGCAAGAGCCAGAATTAATGTTTCAGGCGATGCATAA
- a CDS encoding 4Fe-4S binding protein, which produces MTINVNKFKCGYCGACVSVCPAGALELVETWIEVNELCTSCGICAKICPVGAIEVKK; this is translated from the coding sequence GTGACCATCAATGTAAATAAATTCAAATGCGGATACTGTGGAGCATGCGTTAGCGTATGTCCGGCCGGTGCACTTGAATTGGTCGAAACCTGGATAGAAGTAAATGAATTGTGTACTTCTTGCGGCATCTGTGCCAAAATATGCCCGGTAGGCGCCATTGAGGTGAAAAAGTGA
- a CDS encoding NAD(P)/FAD-dependent oxidoreductase produces MKSEYDVVVIGAGPAGSITAKTVAKKGLSVLLIEKRQEIGDPVRCAEGVSKVWLRKHIEPDHRWICADVKGSRIYTPDGTMIEMAEEIAGGEVGYVLERKIFDRALAYEASKAGAEVMVKTRATGLIIENGFVKGVNVSHLGQSYDIKAKIVVGADGVESKVGRWAGIDTAIKPIDIETCAQYLMSGTGIDQDYCYFYLGNEIAPAGYVWIFPKGNGMANVGIGILGNKSGNGKHAIDYLNDFVSKNYPDAKILELDVGGVPVSGSIEKTIANGLMLVGDAARQSDPITGGGIVNAMETGKIAGEVAYNAISKGDYSTDALNEYEEKWRETVGREIDNSLIVKDTFTKFSDKELNSLGHSLKGVNFSSMSLLDLLYALFKANKKLLWDLRVLFKTVVKYELDFDRK; encoded by the coding sequence GTGAAAAGTGAATATGATGTTGTGGTCATAGGTGCCGGCCCGGCAGGATCAATCACTGCAAAAACAGTAGCTAAAAAAGGTCTCAGTGTCCTGTTGATCGAAAAGAGGCAGGAAATCGGTGACCCGGTCAGGTGTGCTGAAGGAGTGAGCAAAGTATGGCTCAGGAAACATATTGAACCAGATCATCGTTGGATATGCGCGGATGTAAAAGGTTCACGTATCTACACTCCTGACGGAACAATGATAGAAATGGCAGAAGAGATTGCAGGCGGGGAAGTCGGATACGTCCTTGAACGCAAGATTTTTGACAGGGCACTTGCCTACGAAGCTTCAAAAGCCGGCGCCGAAGTAATGGTCAAGACCAGGGCCACCGGCCTTATCATTGAAAATGGATTCGTAAAAGGTGTTAATGTCTCCCATCTTGGCCAGTCATACGACATCAAAGCAAAAATCGTAGTTGGTGCTGACGGAGTAGAATCAAAGGTCGGCAGATGGGCAGGTATAGATACTGCGATCAAACCAATCGATATTGAAACCTGCGCCCAGTACCTCATGAGCGGTACAGGCATTGATCAGGATTATTGCTATTTCTACCTTGGAAATGAAATCGCTCCTGCAGGTTATGTGTGGATATTCCCAAAAGGAAACGGCATGGCCAACGTTGGCATAGGAATTCTGGGAAATAAATCAGGCAACGGGAAACATGCAATTGACTACCTGAACGATTTTGTGAGTAAGAATTATCCTGATGCGAAAATACTGGAGCTGGATGTTGGCGGAGTTCCCGTAAGTGGCAGCATTGAGAAGACCATTGCTAATGGATTAATGCTTGTCGGAGATGCAGCCAGGCAGTCTGACCCGATTACCGGCGGCGGCATTGTTAATGCCATGGAAACTGGAAAAATTGCCGGTGAAGTTGCATATAATGCTATTTCCAAAGGCGACTACTCAACAGACGCGCTTAATGAATATGAAGAGAAGTGGCGGGAGACAGTTGGTCGTGAAATTGATAACAGCCTGATCGTTAAGGATACATTTACAAAATTCAGCGACAAGGAACTTAACTCACTGGGGCACTCACTTAAAGGAGTTAATTTCTCAAGTATGAGTCTTCTTGACCTGCTTTATGCACTTTTCAAGGCAAACAAGAAACTGCTCTGGGATTTAAGAGTTCTTTTCAAAACCGTGGTCAAGTACGAACTTGACTTTGACAGAAAATAA